In a single window of the Phycisphaerales bacterium genome:
- a CDS encoding protease modulator HflC, translated as MSKISMPTLLTGLLFVVILVAAGTTFQVGFNEVAIRVLLGRADETSVVREPGLKFKWIPPIETVQKYDTRLRTLDTFETEFKTSDGKNVIIGAYAIWTIEDPLKFYVKVRSEGAAEQQMRSRLQGAKNAVVGQSTLADFVNRDAETKDASYNRMLQEIADTVRPGLLTDYGIQVRQVGFRRIALPAETTQQVFQSMIAERNRLASAALTEGTSRAATIRQQAEADARSIRAFAEAMAEEIRAAGTQAATMIYQQVAPEDQPLLVYLRWLEGLRAIFAPGGTVVIDQQSPLFAPFVNPPIVRDADGQARIRLPISTLPNLGGAPALRPAAEDAVLQSGGVSNEDDVQRGARAAGE; from the coding sequence ATGTCGAAAATCTCAATGCCCACGCTGCTGACGGGCCTGCTGTTCGTCGTGATCCTGGTGGCAGCCGGCACCACCTTCCAGGTGGGCTTCAACGAAGTGGCGATCCGGGTCCTGCTGGGCCGGGCGGACGAGACCAGCGTGGTGCGTGAGCCCGGGCTGAAGTTCAAGTGGATTCCGCCGATCGAAACCGTGCAGAAATACGATACGCGGCTGCGCACCCTGGATACGTTCGAGACGGAGTTCAAGACGAGCGACGGCAAGAACGTGATCATCGGCGCGTACGCCATCTGGACGATCGAGGACCCGCTCAAGTTCTATGTAAAGGTCCGCTCGGAAGGCGCCGCGGAACAGCAGATGCGTTCGCGTCTGCAGGGTGCGAAGAACGCGGTGGTGGGGCAGAGCACGCTGGCCGATTTCGTGAATCGGGACGCCGAGACGAAGGATGCAAGCTACAACCGCATGCTGCAGGAGATCGCGGACACGGTTCGGCCCGGTTTGCTCACGGATTACGGCATCCAGGTACGGCAAGTCGGATTCCGGCGCATAGCGCTGCCGGCGGAAACGACACAGCAGGTGTTCCAGAGCATGATCGCGGAGCGGAATCGCCTCGCGAGCGCGGCCCTGACGGAAGGCACTTCGCGGGCGGCCACCATCCGGCAACAGGCCGAGGCGGACGCACGCTCGATCCGGGCGTTTGCCGAAGCGATGGCGGAGGAGATCCGGGCCGCGGGGACCCAGGCCGCCACCATGATTTACCAGCAGGTCGCGCCGGAAGATCAGCCGCTGCTGGTGTACCTGCGTTGGCTCGAGGGTCTGCGGGCAATCTTCGCACCGGGTGGGACGGTGGTCATCGACCAGCAGTCTCCGCTCTTCGCCCCCTTCGTGAACCCGCCGATCGTCCGGGACGCCGATGGACAAGCCCGCATCCGGCTCCCCATTTCCACGCTGCCGAATCTGGGCGGTGCGCCGGCGCTGCGTCCCGCCGCGGAAGATGCCGTGCTGCAGAGCGGGGGCGTCTCGAACGAGGATGACGTGCAGCGCGGCGCGCGGGCCGCGGGAGAGTAA
- a CDS encoding cation-translocating P-type ATPase, which translates to MGHQHLSTQSDTGRATTKLIATLLGGMLVLASFVAGWLLDPTDERGKGFYSQSLALLGTLFLAVPLWWHSIKSLISGNLHMDEIVALAILAAVAGGMYQTAGVVAFFLLLSILIETRTALGARTAIEGLMRLTPTKARRLDEQGREVEVEAHNLRADDLVLVLPGDNVPADGTIVDGNSTINEANITGESLPAEKSGGDEVYGGTTNVTGALKIRVTKVGADTTLGRVQDLILEAEHTKLPIMRMIDQYAGWYTPIVLMITALVWFLSEYNTAKAIAMLVIACPCELIVATPAAIVASLSAAARLGVYIKDVTNLEVARRITAVVLDKTGTLTTGQLSVSRLVPAPGIDAAELLQIAASVEQNSRHPVARAVVATARRARVPLSATTGFEEVSAKGVQAHLGGEQIRIGRRIWVEQMGADLSLLSGPEFVEPEGLSTLYVVRDGRCIGWIGLEDRTRPEAQQALEDLRELGIRDLIMVTGDRWSVARRVAAEMGCSDVQAEVLPQDKLAIVDALKKRGHRVAVVGDGVNDAPALAAGHLGIAMGAAGSDVALNSASVALMSSDLRKLPFLIGLSRAMTNVIWQNLIFGISFIIVMEIIIVFGDLSPMLAALLHTVASAIVIFNSARMVRYGEHLEWEGPGKAVEADEPGAGQGHVALQPVAG; encoded by the coding sequence ATGGGACACCAGCATCTCTCGACGCAATCGGATACCGGGCGGGCTACGACCAAACTCATCGCGACGCTGCTCGGCGGCATGCTGGTGCTGGCGTCCTTCGTGGCGGGCTGGTTGCTGGACCCGACGGATGAGCGTGGTAAAGGGTTTTACAGCCAGTCGCTTGCCTTGCTCGGAACGCTGTTTCTGGCGGTACCATTGTGGTGGCACTCCATCAAGTCGCTGATCAGCGGCAACCTGCACATGGACGAGATCGTCGCCCTGGCGATACTAGCCGCCGTTGCGGGCGGAATGTACCAGACCGCGGGCGTGGTGGCCTTCTTCCTGTTGCTCAGCATCCTGATCGAGACGCGGACGGCGCTGGGAGCTCGGACGGCCATCGAAGGGCTGATGCGGCTGACGCCGACCAAAGCGCGACGGCTGGATGAGCAGGGGAGAGAAGTGGAAGTCGAGGCCCACAACCTGCGGGCCGACGACTTGGTATTGGTACTGCCGGGCGACAACGTTCCGGCCGACGGCACGATCGTAGATGGCAACTCGACCATCAATGAGGCCAATATCACCGGTGAGTCGCTGCCCGCGGAGAAGTCTGGGGGCGACGAGGTCTACGGCGGCACCACGAACGTCACCGGTGCACTGAAGATCCGGGTGACGAAGGTGGGTGCCGACACCACGCTGGGGCGGGTGCAGGATCTCATTCTCGAAGCGGAACACACCAAGCTGCCCATCATGCGGATGATCGACCAGTACGCCGGGTGGTACACCCCGATCGTGCTGATGATCACCGCGCTGGTCTGGTTCCTCTCCGAGTACAACACGGCCAAGGCGATCGCCATGCTGGTCATCGCGTGCCCGTGCGAACTGATCGTGGCCACGCCGGCGGCAATCGTGGCTTCGCTCTCGGCGGCAGCGCGGTTGGGGGTTTACATCAAGGATGTCACGAACCTGGAAGTCGCGCGCCGTATCACGGCGGTCGTGCTGGATAAGACCGGAACACTGACCACGGGGCAGTTGTCGGTTTCGCGACTGGTACCAGCGCCGGGGATTGACGCCGCGGAATTGCTGCAGATCGCGGCCTCGGTTGAGCAAAACAGCCGGCATCCGGTGGCCCGTGCCGTGGTGGCTACGGCGCGGCGGGCCCGCGTGCCGCTCTCTGCGACGACGGGTTTCGAAGAGGTCTCCGCCAAGGGTGTGCAGGCCCACTTGGGCGGTGAGCAGATCCGCATCGGTCGGCGCATCTGGGTGGAACAGATGGGGGCGGACCTCTCACTGCTGAGCGGGCCGGAGTTCGTTGAACCCGAGGGGCTGAGCACCCTTTACGTCGTTCGTGACGGGCGTTGCATCGGCTGGATCGGGCTCGAGGATCGCACGCGGCCGGAGGCCCAGCAGGCCCTCGAAGACCTGCGCGAACTGGGGATACGGGATCTGATCATGGTCACGGGGGACCGCTGGTCGGTGGCGCGGCGCGTGGCGGCGGAAATGGGCTGCTCGGACGTGCAGGCGGAGGTCCTGCCGCAAGACAAGCTTGCGATCGTGGATGCACTCAAGAAGCGCGGGCACCGGGTGGCGGTGGTGGGCGACGGGGTGAACGATGCCCCGGCGCTGGCGGCAGGTCACCTGGGGATTGCCATGGGTGCTGCCGGCAGCGACGTGGCGTTAAATTCCGCCAGCGTGGCCCTGATGAGCAGCGACCTGCGAAAGCTGCCGTTCTTGATCGGTCTGTCGCGGGCGATGACGAACGTGATCTGGCAGAACCTGATCTTTGGGATTTCGTTCATCATCGTGATGGAGATCATCATCGTTTTCGGAGATTTGTCGCCCATGCTGGCGGCGCTGCTGCACACGGTGGCGTCGGCGATCGTCATCTTCAACAGCGCCCGGATGGTGCGCTACGGCGAGCACCTGGAATGGGAAGGTCCGGGGAAAGCGGTCGAGGCGGATGAGCCGGGAGCCGGTCAGGGCCACGTGGCATTGCAGCCGGTGGCCGGGTAG
- a CDS encoding small basic protein yields MSVDRSLRLKSNLERHRNVLSRAERVERLKALEVWDENGDSPLGLPKVGHRKPKAGAKKKAKAETEEVKK; encoded by the coding sequence ATGTCAGTGGATCGTTCGCTACGTTTGAAAAGCAATCTGGAGCGTCACCGCAACGTGCTGAGTCGCGCGGAGCGGGTCGAGCGTCTCAAGGCGCTTGAGGTCTGGGATGAGAATGGCGACAGCCCGCTTGGGTTGCCGAAAGTCGGCCATCGCAAGCCGAAGGCCGGCGCCAAGAAGAAGGCCAAGGCCGAAACGGAAGAAGTCAAGAAGTAG
- a CDS encoding DinB family protein, producing MSQLGAMIVAPARLGIRYAERLLVGISPQSAARYPRPGGETIVTNHASFVLGHLALYPGKLLALMGQPAGDAACPAEWVALFEAGAECQDDAAGTVYPGLATLREKFFAGYHAAFAAVAAAPDELLLRPHPDEARHENFPTLGATAGFYLGGHVMTHLGQLSAWRRAMGLPAA from the coding sequence ATGTCTCAACTGGGTGCCATGATCGTCGCCCCGGCTCGCCTGGGAATCCGCTACGCGGAACGCCTGCTTGTCGGGATCAGCCCGCAGAGCGCCGCCCGCTACCCGCGCCCCGGCGGAGAAACCATCGTCACGAACCACGCGTCGTTTGTACTGGGGCATTTGGCCCTCTATCCCGGCAAGTTGCTGGCGTTAATGGGTCAACCGGCGGGGGACGCCGCTTGCCCCGCGGAGTGGGTGGCACTGTTCGAAGCCGGGGCCGAGTGCCAGGATGATGCCGCGGGCACGGTATATCCGGGGCTCGCGACCCTGCGGGAGAAGTTCTTTGCCGGTTATCACGCAGCATTTGCGGCGGTGGCCGCGGCGCCTGATGAGCTCCTGCTGCGACCGCATCCCGACGAGGCCCGACACGAGAATTTTCCGACGCTCGGCGCAACGGCCGGTTTCTACCTGGGGGGCCACGTCATGACACATCTGGGTCAGCTCAGCGCCTGGCGCCGGGCCATGGGGCTGCCCGCGGCGTAA